Proteins from one Paraburkholderia sp. BL10I2N1 genomic window:
- a CDS encoding PaaI family thioesterase: MDDNAIRELLDRVLAPWVRSLTLTPVKVDEESATLRLPFSGELRHSGGVICGQVFMAAADTAMVVAISAALGGFKPMTTVSLNISFMRAVRKGDVLITARVLRLGRNLVFGEVELFDDDGRMAVHATTTYALLD; the protein is encoded by the coding sequence ATGGACGACAACGCAATTCGCGAACTTCTCGACCGCGTGCTCGCGCCATGGGTTCGCTCGCTCACGCTCACACCAGTAAAAGTCGACGAAGAAAGCGCCACGCTGCGCCTGCCGTTCTCTGGCGAGTTGCGTCACTCGGGCGGTGTCATTTGCGGCCAGGTCTTCATGGCGGCCGCCGATACGGCGATGGTCGTCGCCATTTCCGCCGCCCTTGGCGGCTTCAAGCCGATGACCACCGTGTCGCTCAACATCAGTTTCATGCGCGCCGTCCGCAAGGGAGATGTGCTGATTACGGCGCGCGTGCTGCGACTCGGGCGCAATCTCGTCTTCGGTGAAGTCGAGCTGTTCGACGATGACGGCCGGATGGCCGTCCACGCCACCACCACCTACGCGCTGCTCGACTGA
- a CDS encoding pyridoxal phosphate-dependent aminotransferase, which produces MQSAMQARSKLPDVGTTIFTVIGQLAAEHDALNLSQGAPNFAPDAKLVDGVAEAMRAGHNQYAPMAGIDALREALANKVEALYGVRYDASSEVTVIASASEGLYSTISALVHPGDEVIYFEPSFDSYAPIVRLQGATPVPIKLSLTDFRVNWDEVSAAITPKTRMIIINTPHNPTATIFSDADIERLKAVTRNTDIVILSDEVYEHVVFDGARHQSMACHRELAERSVIVSSFGKSYHVTGWRVGYCLAPAALMDEIRKVHQFMVFSADTPMQYAFADALKNPESYLGLSAFYQQKRDLLTHALRESRFELLPSEGSFFLLVRFRSFSDESDSDFVLRLIRDAQVATIPLSAFYTDGTDSGLIRLSFSKDDATLIEGARRLCSI; this is translated from the coding sequence ATGCAGAGCGCCATGCAAGCACGCTCGAAACTGCCCGACGTTGGCACGACAATCTTCACCGTCATCGGCCAGCTCGCCGCCGAACACGATGCGCTGAACCTGTCGCAAGGTGCGCCGAATTTCGCGCCGGACGCGAAGCTCGTCGACGGCGTGGCAGAAGCCATGCGCGCGGGTCATAACCAGTACGCGCCAATGGCCGGTATCGACGCATTGCGTGAGGCGCTGGCGAACAAGGTGGAAGCGCTGTACGGCGTGCGCTACGACGCGTCGAGCGAAGTGACTGTGATTGCGAGCGCGAGCGAAGGCCTGTACTCGACGATCAGCGCGCTGGTTCACCCGGGCGATGAGGTGATCTACTTCGAGCCGTCGTTCGACAGCTATGCCCCGATCGTACGGCTGCAGGGCGCGACGCCGGTGCCGATCAAGCTCTCGCTGACGGACTTCCGTGTGAACTGGGATGAGGTCTCCGCGGCCATTACGCCGAAGACCCGCATGATCATCATTAACACGCCGCACAATCCAACCGCGACGATTTTCAGCGATGCCGACATCGAGCGCCTGAAAGCCGTCACGCGCAACACGGACATCGTGATTCTGTCCGATGAAGTGTACGAACACGTCGTGTTCGACGGCGCCAGGCATCAAAGCATGGCGTGCCACCGCGAACTCGCGGAACGCAGCGTGATCGTGTCGTCGTTCGGCAAGTCGTATCACGTGACGGGCTGGCGCGTAGGCTACTGCCTCGCCCCCGCCGCGCTGATGGATGAGATCCGCAAGGTCCACCAGTTCATGGTGTTTTCCGCGGATACGCCGATGCAATACGCGTTCGCTGACGCGCTGAAAAACCCGGAAAGCTATCTCGGTCTCTCTGCGTTCTATCAGCAGAAGCGGGACCTGTTGACGCATGCATTGCGCGAGTCGCGCTTCGAACTGCTGCCGAGCGAAGGCAGTTTCTTCCTGCTCGTGCGTTTCCGCAGTTTCTCCGACGAAAGCGACAGCGATTTCGTGCTGCGCCTGATCCGCGACGCGCAGGTCGCGACGATTCCGCTCTCGGCCTTCTACACCGACGGCACGGATTCGGGCCTGATCCGCCTGAGCTTTTCGAAGGACGACGCGACGCTGATCGAAGGCGCGCGCCGGCTGTGCTCGATCTGA
- the dbpA gene encoding ATP-dependent RNA helicase DbpA — translation MTKPTPAPFSQLPLPPAMLANLTQLGYLEMTPIQAASLPVALAGQDLIAQAKTGSGKTAAFALALLARLDVRNFAVQAMVLCPTRELADQVTQEIRRLARAEENIKVLTLCGGTPMRPQTASLEHGAHIIVGTPGRIMDHLERGSLDLKALNTLVLDEADRMLDMGFFDDIATVARQCPKERQTLLFSATYPDGIGKLSQQFLRNPKDVKLEERHDESKIRQRFYEVTENDRLHTVGLLLNHFRPVSTIAFCNTKQQCRDLLDVLVAQGFHALALHGELDQRERDQVLIQFANRSCSVLVATDVAARGLDIAQLEAVINVDVTPDPEVHVHRIGRTGRADQDGWALSLASMNEMGRVGSIEQANGREVEWHPVSELTAASNEPLLPPMETLQILGGRKEKIRPGDVLGALTGEAGFAGTQIGKINVTEFSTYVAIERGIARDALRKLSVGKVKGKKVKVRLMDE, via the coding sequence ATGACCAAACCGACTCCCGCCCCATTCAGTCAGCTGCCGCTGCCCCCAGCGATGCTGGCCAACCTTACGCAGCTCGGCTACCTCGAGATGACGCCGATCCAGGCCGCGAGCCTGCCGGTCGCGCTTGCCGGCCAGGATCTGATCGCGCAGGCGAAAACCGGCAGTGGCAAGACCGCCGCGTTCGCGCTGGCGTTGCTGGCGCGCCTCGACGTGCGCAACTTCGCCGTCCAGGCGATGGTGCTGTGCCCGACGCGCGAACTGGCCGATCAGGTGACGCAGGAAATCCGCCGTCTTGCGCGCGCCGAGGAAAACATCAAGGTGCTGACGCTGTGCGGCGGTACACCGATGCGTCCGCAGACGGCGAGCCTCGAACACGGCGCGCATATCATCGTCGGCACGCCGGGACGGATCATGGACCACCTGGAGCGCGGCAGCCTCGATCTGAAGGCGCTGAACACGCTCGTTCTCGATGAAGCCGATCGCATGCTCGACATGGGTTTCTTCGACGACATCGCGACCGTTGCGCGCCAGTGCCCGAAAGAGCGTCAGACGCTGCTCTTTTCCGCGACGTATCCGGACGGTATCGGCAAGCTCAGTCAGCAGTTCCTGCGCAATCCCAAGGACGTCAAGCTCGAGGAGCGTCACGACGAAAGCAAGATCCGCCAGCGCTTCTATGAAGTGACGGAGAACGACCGTCTGCATACGGTCGGTCTTTTGCTGAATCACTTCCGGCCGGTTAGCACCATCGCGTTCTGCAATACGAAACAGCAGTGCCGCGACCTGCTCGACGTGCTGGTCGCGCAGGGCTTTCACGCGCTCGCGCTGCACGGCGAACTCGATCAGCGCGAACGCGATCAGGTGCTGATCCAGTTCGCGAACCGGAGTTGCTCGGTGCTCGTTGCAACCGACGTCGCGGCGCGCGGTCTCGATATCGCGCAGCTGGAAGCCGTGATCAACGTGGACGTAACGCCCGATCCTGAGGTGCATGTGCACCGTATCGGCCGTACCGGACGTGCCGATCAGGACGGCTGGGCACTGAGTCTCGCGAGCATGAACGAGATGGGACGCGTGGGCAGTATCGAGCAGGCGAACGGCCGCGAAGTCGAATGGCATCCGGTTTCGGAATTGACCGCCGCCAGCAACGAACCTCTTTTGCCGCCGATGGAGACGCTACAGATTCTCGGCGGCCGCAAGGAAAAGATCCGTCCAGGCGATGTGCTCGGCGCACTGACCGGTGAAGCGGGCTTTGCCGGTACGCAGATCGGCAAGATCAACGTGACGGAATTCTCGACCTACGTGGCGATCGAGCGCGGCATCGCGCGCGATGCGCTGCGCAAGCTTAGCGTCGGCAAGGTGAAGGGCAAGAAGGTGAAAGTCCGCTTGATGGACGAGTGA
- a CDS encoding D-2-hydroxyacid dehydrogenase family protein: MKIAILDDYQDAVRKLDCFQMLADHEVKVFNNTVRGLGQLASRLSEVDALVLIRERTRISSQLLDKLPHLRMISQTGKASSHIEMAACTERGIAVLEGTGSPIAPAELTWALIMAAQRRIPQYVANLKQGAWQQSGLKTSALPPNFGLGTVLRGQTLGIWGYGKIGRLVAGYGKAFGMNVLVWGREHSREAAKADGYGVAESREALFEQSDVLSLHLRLHDDTRGIVTQEDLMRMKPTALFVNTSRAELLEENALMSALSHNRPGMVAIDVYESEPILQGYSLLRMENVICTPHIGYVERESYELYFGAAFRNILAFDNGDMSSVANPEAMQGGRRR; this comes from the coding sequence ATGAAGATTGCCATCCTCGACGATTACCAGGACGCCGTTCGCAAACTCGATTGTTTCCAGATGCTGGCCGACCATGAGGTCAAGGTTTTCAACAATACCGTCCGCGGTCTCGGGCAACTGGCAAGCCGGCTTTCCGAAGTCGATGCTCTTGTCCTGATTCGCGAACGCACTCGCATCAGCTCCCAACTCCTCGACAAGCTGCCCCATCTACGCATGATCAGTCAGACCGGCAAAGCGTCGAGCCACATCGAAATGGCGGCGTGTACCGAGCGCGGCATTGCCGTGCTGGAAGGCACCGGCTCGCCGATCGCGCCCGCCGAACTGACGTGGGCCCTCATCATGGCCGCGCAACGGCGCATTCCGCAATACGTAGCAAACCTTAAGCAAGGGGCCTGGCAGCAGTCCGGGCTGAAGACGTCGGCGCTGCCGCCGAACTTCGGTCTGGGCACCGTGCTGCGTGGCCAGACGCTCGGCATCTGGGGCTATGGCAAGATCGGCCGCCTGGTCGCCGGTTACGGCAAGGCATTCGGCATGAATGTGCTGGTCTGGGGCCGCGAACATTCGCGGGAAGCGGCGAAGGCGGACGGTTATGGCGTCGCGGAAAGCCGTGAAGCACTTTTCGAGCAAAGCGACGTGCTGTCGCTGCATCTGCGCCTGCACGACGATACGCGTGGCATCGTCACGCAGGAAGATCTGATGCGCATGAAACCCACTGCGCTGTTCGTCAACACGAGCCGAGCGGAACTGCTGGAAGAAAACGCGCTGATGAGCGCGCTGTCGCACAACCGGCCTGGCATGGTCGCCATCGACGTCTACGAAAGCGAGCCGATCCTCCAGGGATACAGCCTGTTGCGTATGGAGAACGTCATCTGCACACCGCACATCGGCTACGTGGAGCGCGAAAGCTACGAGCTGTATTTCGGCGCAGCATTCAGGAACATCCTCGCGTTCGACAATGGCGACATGTCCAGCGTTGCGAACCCGGAAGCCATGCAGGGCGGACGACGGCGCTAG
- a CDS encoding helix-turn-helix domain-containing protein, with protein MRGDSTRVQTCVAHDADEQARNLQGWSQTYDQLTAGAFVGTLTELSLEHMHVFCETTSHTLRQSCEVPSDAYWFGVPVRRDVPGRIDANVIDDGAIAFRPGGIEFELITPAGYEIFGVVVKGEVLRRYAADVEHLGLIHHLPDTEVVPIGEAHKARLCASLRQILDDGANSGAPLTGFARDSLQSSVLASLFDLCAQPHVEAGAIPTKPRRHWIVSEAREYVLANRERPVGVPELCEKLHVSRRTLQYCFQDVLGMAPATYLRTIRLNGARRELYEAARSVQDVAAAWGFWHLSQFATDYRKLFGKRPSETLKESMPNRHALSPLDSDLRVTH; from the coding sequence ATGCGCGGCGACAGCACGCGCGTGCAAACCTGCGTCGCGCACGATGCCGACGAACAGGCCCGCAACCTGCAAGGCTGGAGCCAGACCTACGATCAACTCACCGCGGGCGCCTTCGTTGGCACGCTGACGGAGTTGTCGCTGGAGCACATGCATGTTTTCTGCGAGACGACTAGCCATACGCTGCGGCAGAGCTGCGAGGTGCCGTCGGACGCATACTGGTTTGGCGTTCCCGTGCGTCGCGATGTGCCGGGGCGCATCGACGCGAATGTCATCGACGACGGCGCGATTGCCTTCCGTCCGGGGGGCATCGAATTCGAACTGATCACGCCAGCGGGCTATGAGATTTTCGGCGTGGTGGTGAAGGGCGAGGTACTGCGCCGGTATGCGGCCGACGTCGAGCATCTGGGGTTGATCCACCATCTTCCGGATACAGAGGTTGTCCCGATCGGTGAGGCGCACAAGGCGCGCCTGTGCGCCTCCTTGCGCCAGATCCTCGATGACGGCGCGAACAGCGGGGCGCCGTTGACGGGCTTTGCGCGCGACAGTCTGCAGTCGTCGGTGCTGGCTTCGCTGTTCGATCTCTGCGCGCAGCCTCACGTGGAAGCCGGCGCAATACCGACGAAGCCGCGTCGGCACTGGATCGTCTCTGAAGCGCGCGAATATGTGCTGGCGAATCGCGAGCGGCCGGTTGGCGTGCCGGAGCTATGCGAGAAACTGCATGTGAGCCGCAGGACGCTGCAATACTGCTTTCAGGACGTGCTAGGCATGGCACCGGCGACCTATCTGCGTACGATCCGCCTGAACGGCGCACGACGCGAACTGTACGAAGCGGCGCGGTCGGTGCAGGATGTGGCGGCAGCCTGGGGTTTCTGGCATCTGAGCCAGTTCGCGACGGATTACCGCAAGCTTTTCGGCAAGCGTCCCTCGGAGACGTTGAAGGAGTCGATGCCCAACCGGCACGCTCTCAGCCCTTTGGATTCCGACCTGCGCGTGACACACTGA
- a CDS encoding patatin-like phospholipase family protein, translating to MFDQVVFAGGGNRCWWQAGFWDVIQPELDIRPRVIAGISAGAATACMLYTRDSDWVMRYYENALRANTKNAYWGNLLRGQSVFPHYRIYRQALLDIYGEAFSKLSHAPEIRVGVSHLPRWLGARSAVAAGLIAYNIEKYVRKTLHPTLGQTLGFHPEFVRAQDCPTVADLADLILQSSSTPPFTPVLRRNGRPVLDGGMVDNVPVGALDETPGMVLVMVTRLYPRPQMFVVPHGTQQRLYVQPSRKVPISSWDYTSPSQMQHAYNLGRADAEQFLQRMPDVLEAAAHD from the coding sequence ATGTTCGATCAGGTCGTATTCGCAGGTGGCGGCAATCGCTGCTGGTGGCAGGCGGGCTTCTGGGATGTCATCCAGCCGGAACTGGACATTCGGCCGCGCGTCATCGCAGGCATCTCGGCGGGCGCCGCGACCGCGTGCATGCTCTACACGCGCGATTCTGACTGGGTGATGCGCTACTACGAGAACGCCCTACGCGCGAACACGAAAAACGCTTACTGGGGCAACCTGTTGCGCGGGCAGTCGGTGTTTCCGCACTATCGGATCTACCGTCAGGCGCTCCTCGATATCTACGGCGAAGCGTTCTCGAAGCTCTCACACGCGCCGGAGATCCGCGTCGGCGTTTCGCATCTGCCTCGCTGGCTGGGTGCGCGCAGCGCAGTTGCGGCGGGCCTGATCGCGTACAACATCGAGAAATACGTCCGCAAGACGCTGCACCCGACGCTCGGTCAGACACTCGGATTCCATCCGGAATTCGTCCGTGCGCAGGATTGCCCGACTGTCGCGGATCTCGCCGACCTGATTCTGCAATCGTCGAGCACCCCGCCTTTCACACCGGTTTTGCGCCGCAATGGCCGGCCGGTGCTCGATGGCGGGATGGTTGACAATGTGCCGGTCGGTGCGCTCGACGAAACGCCTGGCATGGTGCTCGTGATGGTCACGCGGCTCTACCCACGGCCGCAGATGTTCGTCGTGCCGCACGGGACGCAGCAGCGTCTCTATGTTCAACCGTCCCGCAAGGTGCCGATCTCGAGCTGGGACTACACGAGCCCGTCGCAGATGCAGCATGCGTACAACCTCGGACGCGCAGACGCCGAGCAATTCCTGCAACGCATGCCGGACGTGCTGGAGGCTGCAGCACACGATTGA
- a CDS encoding ABC transporter substrate-binding protein, with translation MKLLRNLLVLACAFASVSAIAADASTLRFGLEAQYPPFESKGANGELQGFDIDIGKAVCASAHLKCSWVETSFDGLIPALQGRKFDAINSAMNATEKRRQAIDFTNIIYRVPTQLIAHNGSGLLPTPESLKGKRVGVLQASIQETFAKAHWEPAGVTVVPYQDQNQVYADLVAGRLDATLVLAPAGQTGFLSRPDGKDFAFVGQPVRDDKILGSGIAFGIRKGDAELKKQLDTAIARVQADGTVKTLAQKYFGNIDVSPK, from the coding sequence ATGAAGTTGCTCAGGAACCTGCTGGTGCTGGCATGCGCTTTCGCATCTGTGTCGGCCATTGCGGCCGACGCGTCAACGCTGCGCTTCGGCCTCGAAGCGCAATATCCGCCGTTCGAATCGAAGGGCGCTAACGGCGAGTTGCAGGGCTTCGATATCGACATCGGCAAAGCTGTCTGCGCGAGTGCGCATCTGAAGTGCTCGTGGGTTGAGACTTCGTTCGACGGTTTGATCCCCGCGCTGCAGGGCCGCAAGTTTGACGCGATCAATTCGGCGATGAACGCGACGGAGAAGCGTCGTCAGGCAATTGATTTCACCAACATCATTTACCGCGTGCCGACCCAGCTGATCGCGCACAACGGCAGCGGCCTGCTGCCGACGCCCGAATCGCTGAAGGGCAAGCGCGTAGGCGTGCTGCAGGCTTCCATTCAGGAGACGTTCGCGAAGGCGCATTGGGAGCCGGCGGGTGTCACCGTCGTGCCGTATCAGGATCAGAACCAGGTCTATGCCGACCTCGTTGCCGGTCGCCTCGACGCGACGCTCGTGCTCGCGCCGGCAGGGCAGACGGGTTTCCTGTCGCGTCCGGACGGCAAGGACTTTGCGTTCGTTGGCCAGCCCGTGCGTGACGACAAGATCCTGGGCAGTGGTATCGCGTTCGGTATCCGCAAGGGGGATGCCGAATTGAAGAAGCAGCTGGATACGGCGATCGCCAGGGTGCAGGCCGACGGCACCGTGAAGACGCTGGCCCAGAAGTACTTCGGCAACATCGACGTTTCGCCGAAGTAA
- a CDS encoding carbon-nitrogen hydrolase family protein, protein MTQMDKTLTAAVVQMSSTDDVARNLEEARHWVTEAARAGATLVSLPEYFCWIGNDEAQRVALAEQFGDGPIQQALAQLAHETGTWLIGGTVPIRPDHGPQVGTHAYNTALLFDPSGECRARYDKIHLFSFSQGTEQHAEGDTMVGGDSVGTAHGPFGNLRLSVCYDLRFPELYRAGPAADVIAVPAAFTHTTGLAHWELLLRARAVENQAYVLASGQCGTHPNGWRTFGHSMIVGPWGEVLVRLDDEPGFAIATLGSSVLDAVRERLPVLTHKRIATPSDVTTN, encoded by the coding sequence ATGACGCAGATGGACAAGACGCTCACCGCCGCCGTCGTGCAGATGAGCAGCACCGACGATGTCGCACGCAATCTGGAAGAGGCGCGTCATTGGGTGACGGAGGCGGCGCGCGCGGGCGCGACGCTCGTGAGCCTGCCGGAATACTTCTGCTGGATCGGTAACGACGAAGCACAACGCGTCGCACTTGCAGAACAGTTCGGCGACGGGCCGATCCAGCAGGCACTCGCGCAACTCGCACACGAAACGGGCACGTGGCTGATCGGCGGCACCGTGCCGATCCGGCCGGACCACGGTCCGCAGGTCGGCACGCATGCGTACAACACCGCGTTGCTATTCGATCCCTCGGGCGAGTGCCGCGCCCGTTACGACAAGATCCATCTGTTCAGCTTCAGCCAAGGCACCGAGCAACATGCGGAAGGCGACACGATGGTGGGCGGCGACAGCGTCGGCACGGCGCATGGACCGTTCGGCAATCTGCGCCTGTCGGTCTGCTACGACCTGCGCTTTCCCGAGTTGTATCGCGCGGGACCGGCCGCCGATGTCATCGCCGTGCCTGCCGCTTTTACTCACACGACGGGCCTTGCGCACTGGGAATTGCTGCTGCGCGCCCGGGCCGTCGAGAATCAGGCGTATGTGCTGGCATCGGGCCAATGCGGTACACACCCGAATGGCTGGCGCACTTTTGGTCACAGTATGATCGTCGGGCCGTGGGGCGAAGTCCTCGTACGACTCGACGACGAACCCGGCTTCGCCATCGCGACCCTTGGATCGTCGGTGCTGGATGCCGTGCGTGAACGTCTGCCGGTGCTGACGCATAAACGCATTGCAACGCCGTCAGACGTCACAACAAACTAA
- a CDS encoding SRPBCC domain-containing protein, translated as MSGNQATTGFPAHSPILEGENLEVDPPRRLVQSFRALWSDDVKREGTSRVTWEIEQIADSCRLTAIHDQLRDEANPELYGGWPMVLSGLKTLLETGETLTTPGSLRYAPEQT; from the coding sequence GTGAGCGGAAACCAGGCGACGACCGGCTTCCCGGCTCACAGTCCGATTCTCGAAGGTGAGAATCTGGAGGTCGATCCGCCGCGCCGGCTGGTTCAGAGTTTCAGAGCCCTATGGAGCGACGACGTCAAACGCGAAGGCACCTCGCGGGTCACCTGGGAAATCGAGCAGATCGCCGATTCGTGCCGTCTGACGGCCATCCACGACCAGTTGCGCGACGAAGCCAATCCTGAGCTGTACGGCGGCTGGCCGATGGTGCTCTCCGGTCTCAAAACGCTCCTCGAGACGGGCGAAACGCTGACTACGCCAGGATCATTGCGATACGCGCCGGAGCAGACATAG